The following are from one region of the Paenibacillus sp. KS-LC4 genome:
- a CDS encoding spore germination protein yields the protein MPAIVGFVKIVSVGSSSIVQFGDAVQMSPSSTSKTYAGSGSFLTGSLTNSNNAVSATNTLDPDVQDGTQNEVANGVNIV from the coding sequence ATGCCCGCTATAGTCGGCTTTGTAAAAATCGTTAGCGTCGGCTCCAGCTCCATCGTCCAGTTTGGCGACGCCGTGCAAATGTCGCCCTCCAGCACTTCCAAAACCTATGCTGGCTCGGGCTCCTTCCTTACCGGAAGCCTGACGAATTCCAACAACGCCGTAAGCGCCACAAATACGCTTGATCCAGACGTACAGGACGGCACGCAAAATGAAGTAGCAAATGGGGTCAATATCGTATGA
- a CDS encoding Hsp20/alpha crystallin family protein produces the protein MDSKWDELERWVEGQKLPKGFDVLREPDWVEQFVRKMMTKALPEAAGAIAEQASPYSFSQSEQFIIVKYPLPAHVRSEELRLWVKEDRLRVEGLPGNRKEIIKLPVGVRARVCRAIVKDGELRVKLRKRPVSRKYYEADIRWRE, from the coding sequence ATGGATTCTAAATGGGATGAGCTCGAACGCTGGGTAGAGGGGCAGAAGCTGCCTAAAGGGTTTGATGTGCTGCGTGAGCCAGATTGGGTGGAGCAATTTGTGCGCAAAATGATGACCAAAGCGCTGCCTGAAGCTGCCGGAGCTATTGCGGAGCAGGCTTCGCCGTACTCTTTTTCCCAGAGTGAGCAATTTATCATCGTGAAATACCCGCTTCCCGCACATGTGCGCTCAGAGGAGCTCCGTTTATGGGTAAAGGAAGACCGCCTGCGCGTGGAAGGGCTGCCCGGCAATAGGAAAGAAATCATAAAGCTGCCTGTTGGGGTGCGCGCCCGTGTGTGCAGAGCAATTGTGAAGGATGGCGAGCTTCGTGTGAAGCTGCGCAAGCGTCCGGTGAGCCGGAAATATTACGAGGCGGATATTCGGTGGCGGGAATAG
- a CDS encoding spore germination protein GerPE: MKVDENPNDAYIYSSGFTASPAYEPFPLDYPIRTAEVGGLTIVSASGATIVQLGDRGQSTPKLRALALQREIDHTRAGDVYFESYDLFTQSFPSFDDFDGPATDIIHTKRTNHCPRIIVGCVYIIAIGSSASVQAGNAMETTAESRIKHIRQFKRPIPVPGVGCPLPPLKPALYR; the protein is encoded by the coding sequence ATGAAGGTAGACGAAAATCCGAATGACGCATATATTTATAGCTCTGGTTTTACAGCTTCCCCTGCATACGAGCCATTTCCGCTCGATTATCCTATTCGTACAGCTGAGGTTGGCGGATTGACGATTGTCAGCGCCTCAGGGGCGACCATCGTCCAGCTTGGAGATCGCGGGCAATCGACGCCAAAGCTGCGCGCACTAGCCCTGCAGAGGGAAATAGATCATACACGGGCCGGCGATGTTTATTTTGAATCGTATGATCTATTCACCCAGTCGTTTCCGAGCTTCGATGATTTCGACGGCCCTGCTACAGACATCATCCATACAAAGCGCACCAATCATTGTCCGCGCATCATCGTTGGCTGCGTATATATTATTGCTATTGGCTCATCAGCGAGCGTGCAAGCGGGCAATGCGATGGAAACGACCGCCGAATCGCGGATTAAACATATTCGCCAGTTTAAGCGTCCCATTCCAGTGCCAGGGGTCGGCTGTCCGCTTCCTCCTCTCAAGCCTGCGCTGTATAGGTGA
- the gerPC gene encoding spore germination protein GerPC, which translates to MQQQQQPNQLSPWQAWSLDVARQLQSQQESIASLEQQLIAICEQLKRLEAKPTYNVEHLQYHFDQLKVEKLEGTLNIGMTPQGSPDMNGDIEQMAVSKPLVYPAPPNGAAQPPDPYAPIQNDLNQYIDNEGAQKLMQMEKQFCMPLDPHHRRLILSDIRSQMPTRIQYYARSLPRQEGVSEEAAALQNRAEVFAKTARDADAAMLQYMQQLQKGGVRETDD; encoded by the coding sequence ATGCAGCAGCAGCAGCAGCCGAATCAACTGTCTCCATGGCAAGCCTGGTCGCTTGACGTCGCAAGGCAGCTCCAATCTCAGCAGGAAAGCATCGCTTCACTTGAGCAGCAGCTTATCGCCATCTGCGAGCAGCTCAAAAGGCTTGAAGCGAAGCCTACTTATAATGTGGAACATTTGCAGTATCATTTTGACCAATTGAAGGTAGAAAAGCTTGAAGGCACGCTCAATATCGGCATGACGCCGCAGGGATCGCCGGATATGAATGGCGATATTGAGCAGATGGCTGTATCCAAGCCGCTCGTCTATCCTGCTCCGCCTAATGGCGCTGCTCAGCCACCCGACCCTTATGCCCCCATACAAAATGATTTGAACCAATATATTGATAACGAAGGCGCTCAGAAGCTCATGCAGATGGAAAAGCAATTTTGCATGCCGCTCGACCCCCATCACCGCAGACTCATTCTGTCCGATATCCGCAGCCAAATGCCTACTCGCATCCAATATTATGCAAGGTCGCTGCCGCGCCAGGAAGGTGTTAGCGAGGAAGCTGCTGCCCTTCAGAACAGAGCTGAGGTATTCGCCAAAACAGCTCGCGATGCCGATGCCGCCATGCTTCAATATATGCAGCAATTACAGAAGGGGGGCGTAAGGGAAACCGATGATTAA
- a CDS encoding spore germination protein GerPB: MNWTVHQTITIHQLRVDSVSNSSVLQIGSAGSIRSLSQLYNTGGFTGPAAQLGGENPLSFVPLPNPT, translated from the coding sequence ATGAATTGGACCGTTCATCAGACGATTACGATTCATCAGCTCCGCGTGGACAGCGTATCGAACAGCTCTGTCCTGCAAATTGGCAGCGCAGGCTCCATTCGCTCCTTGTCCCAGTTGTATAATACGGGCGGCTTCACCGGTCCGGCCGCCCAGCTGGGTGGAGAAAATCCGCTCTCCTTCGTTCCGCTGCCTAATCCGACCTAA
- a CDS encoding extracellular solute-binding protein: MNKVKLLLAALLSVQLLTSCDYSSSTNKESSNRHEGGTIYEEPALSPYHPAIELSFARESSDGLEALISQLPGETLENNRWIRLYEQVLGIKIKYEWIAKGDLYHQKLSGAFASGKIPDVVKVNAQELRMLSNAGLIQDLSEAYEQYGSTFTKKILSQEGTGPFEAATVEGKLMGIPETSSSIEGAMFIWLRTDWLNNLGLEPPKTMDDVLAISKAFTENDPDQNGINDTFGLAVTQYLFDPVMSLTGFMAGYKAYPNIWMKDASGKLLYGGIQPEVKEALKVLQNMYRDGQLDSEFALKDGLKEEKLIADGKVGMLYGEQWGSFTVQLSRANEPNAEWQAFPIVSASGEAPKVPLRFNTSHFFAVRKGYPHPEAIVKLFNLHLEKNWGGTAEYETYYSSPFPVWKLSPVTPFPAMKNLEAYRQIAEAGGNGDHSVLKDEASFIYKNIEISRSGNANKESGWGWERTYGSSGAFSILDEYMKKDQLLYESFVGPPTETMLVKQSILYNLQIDTFVNIILGSPIDEFDRFVKDWKKLGGDSATAEVNQWYAERGSNLK, encoded by the coding sequence ATGAACAAGGTCAAGCTTTTGCTTGCTGCATTATTGTCTGTTCAACTCCTAACGTCATGCGATTATAGCAGCAGCACTAATAAAGAAAGCTCGAACAGGCATGAAGGAGGGACTATCTATGAAGAGCCCGCGCTGAGCCCCTATCATCCAGCTATTGAACTATCCTTTGCAAGAGAAAGTAGCGATGGCTTAGAGGCTTTAATCAGTCAATTGCCGGGAGAAACATTGGAGAATAATAGATGGATTCGTTTATATGAACAGGTGCTTGGCATTAAAATCAAATATGAATGGATCGCCAAGGGTGACCTTTATCATCAAAAGCTAAGCGGGGCCTTTGCTTCTGGAAAAATTCCCGATGTCGTCAAAGTCAATGCACAAGAGCTGAGGATGCTCAGCAACGCAGGACTGATTCAGGATTTATCTGAAGCGTATGAGCAATATGGTTCAACGTTTACGAAGAAAATTTTAAGCCAAGAGGGAACGGGCCCCTTTGAAGCAGCAACGGTTGAAGGGAAGCTAATGGGAATACCAGAGACAAGCTCCTCTATTGAAGGGGCGATGTTTATATGGCTGCGTACAGATTGGCTAAACAATTTGGGCTTGGAACCGCCGAAAACGATGGACGATGTGCTAGCTATTTCGAAAGCGTTTACAGAAAATGACCCTGACCAAAATGGCATCAATGATACGTTTGGCCTAGCAGTGACTCAGTATTTATTTGATCCCGTTATGAGCCTGACGGGCTTTATGGCTGGTTATAAAGCATATCCCAATATATGGATGAAGGATGCGTCGGGAAAACTCTTATATGGTGGAATTCAACCAGAAGTGAAAGAGGCGTTAAAGGTTTTGCAAAATATGTATCGGGATGGTCAACTTGATAGCGAATTTGCTCTAAAGGATGGCTTGAAAGAGGAAAAGCTAATTGCTGACGGTAAAGTGGGCATGCTTTATGGCGAGCAATGGGGGTCTTTTACGGTTCAATTAAGCCGTGCTAATGAACCAAATGCGGAGTGGCAGGCATTTCCGATCGTTTCTGCATCAGGGGAAGCGCCAAAGGTTCCGCTGCGGTTCAACACGAGCCATTTTTTTGCCGTCAGGAAAGGGTATCCGCATCCTGAAGCCATTGTTAAGCTTTTTAATTTGCATCTGGAGAAGAACTGGGGTGGGACAGCGGAATATGAAACCTATTACAGCTCCCCGTTTCCGGTCTGGAAGCTTTCTCCAGTTACGCCGTTCCCGGCAATGAAAAATCTTGAGGCGTATCGCCAAATAGCTGAGGCTGGCGGAAACGGCGATCATTCGGTCTTAAAGGATGAAGCTAGTTTCATCTATAAAAATATCGAAATCTCCCGTTCTGGAAATGCGAATAAAGAGTCAGGCTGGGGCTGGGAGCGGACTTATGGGTCATCTGGCGCTTTTTCCATTCTTGACGAATATATGAAAAAAGACCAGCTGTTATATGAAAGCTTTGTAGGACCACCAACGGAAACGATGCTTGTGAAGCAATCGATTTTGTATAATCTTCAAATCGACACCTTCGTTAATATTATACTTGGCAGTCCCATTGACGAATTCGACCGGTTTGTTAAAGATTGGAAGAAATTGGGCGGAGACAGCGCCACAGCGGAGGTAAACCAGTGGTATGCAGAAAGAGGCAGTAATCTGAAGTAG
- a CDS encoding dihydroorotate dehydrogenase — MAGANSCWTNTGTILVLFILLVIILRTFCF, encoded by the coding sequence ATCGCGGGTGCCAACAGCTGTTGGACAAATACGGGCACAATTCTCGTTCTCTTCATTTTGCTTGTTATCATCTTGCGTACCTTCTGCTTCTAA